One Melanotaenia boesemani isolate fMelBoe1 chromosome 8, fMelBoe1.pri, whole genome shotgun sequence DNA segment encodes these proteins:
- the LOC121644141 gene encoding THAP domain-containing protein 2-like isoform X1, producing MPDFCSAYGCSNERSIQTRSHGITFHRFPKDGGLRQRWEQAVRRAGFVVTRRSLLCSEHFKPEDFDRTGQTVRLRPEVIPSVFNFPTSLRKRVAARTTLPAKTAEESPLEDLTRLSSEVKPQTNVDHNYAFPLKARLSEALVRMENLEQEKHNNKIPELRAKKNLGGSEGEEAP from the exons ATGCCCGACTTTTGTTCCGCTTATGGCTGTTCAAATGAACGAAGCATACAAACCAGATCCCACGGAATTACCTTCCACAG GTTTCCCAAAGACGGAGGACTGAGGCAGCGGTGGGAGCAGGCCGTGCGACGGGCTGGCTTTGTTGTAACTCGGAGGTCCTTACTGTGCAGCGAGCACTTCAAGCCAGAGGACTTTGACAGGACGGGGCAGACTGTTCGGCTCAGACCTGAAGTTATTCCATCTGTCTTCAACTTCCCAACATCTCTCCGAAAG CGGGTAGCAGCGAGGACCACGCTACCTGCCAAGACAGCAGAGGAGAGTCCGCTGGAGGACCTGACTCGGCTTTCCTCAGAAGTTAAACCTCAGACGAATGTT GACCACAATTATGCCTTCCCTCTGAAGGCGAGGCTCAGTGAAGCCTTGGTGAGGATGGAAAACCTGGAGCAGGAGAAGCACAATAATAAGATTCCAGAGCTGAGGGCAAAGAAAAACCTGGGAGGATCTGAAGGAGAAGAAGCTCCTTAA
- the LOC121644141 gene encoding THAP domain-containing protein 2-like isoform X2 — MPDFCSAYGCSNERSIQTRSHGITFHRFPKDGGLRQRWEQAVRRAGFVVTRRSLLCSEHFKPEDFDRTGQTVRLRPEVIPSVFNFPTSLRKVAARTTLPAKTAEESPLEDLTRLSSEVKPQTNVDHNYAFPLKARLSEALVRMENLEQEKHNNKIPELRAKKNLGGSEGEEAP, encoded by the exons ATGCCCGACTTTTGTTCCGCTTATGGCTGTTCAAATGAACGAAGCATACAAACCAGATCCCACGGAATTACCTTCCACAG GTTTCCCAAAGACGGAGGACTGAGGCAGCGGTGGGAGCAGGCCGTGCGACGGGCTGGCTTTGTTGTAACTCGGAGGTCCTTACTGTGCAGCGAGCACTTCAAGCCAGAGGACTTTGACAGGACGGGGCAGACTGTTCGGCTCAGACCTGAAGTTATTCCATCTGTCTTCAACTTCCCAACATCTCTCCGAAAGGTAG CAGCGAGGACCACGCTACCTGCCAAGACAGCAGAGGAGAGTCCGCTGGAGGACCTGACTCGGCTTTCCTCAGAAGTTAAACCTCAGACGAATGTT GACCACAATTATGCCTTCCCTCTGAAGGCGAGGCTCAGTGAAGCCTTGGTGAGGATGGAAAACCTGGAGCAGGAGAAGCACAATAATAAGATTCCAGAGCTGAGGGCAAAGAAAAACCTGGGAGGATCTGAAGGAGAAGAAGCTCCTTAA
- the sft2d3 gene encoding vesicle transport protein SFT2C, with translation MAELNRQLQDYLAQSKGGSAKTISQSSSSTTLDMDDPEPAAGSWFGRWSSPWSGRRSGSPSSQTSSGNSGFSWPWSTEPDPCLPGMSRRQRLVAFGVCVCFSALCFGLSALYAPLLLLYARKFALLWSLGSLFAIAAAAVLRGPSRLAAGLPTSPGAAVYLCALGGTLYAALSLHSTVLTALGAALQVAVLVGFVVSLLPGGSAGIRFMGGMAASAIKRTVTGKTMPI, from the coding sequence ATGGCGGAACTGAACAGACAGCTCCAGGACTACTTGGCTCAGTCTAAAGGTGGCAGCGCCAAGACCATCTCACAGTCCAGCTCCAGCACCACGCTGGACATGGACGACCCGGAGCCGGCTGCCGGGAGCTGGTTCGGTCGGTGGTCCAGTCCGTGGTCTGGACGCCGTAGCGGCAGTCCGTCCAGTCAGACCTCCAGCGGGAACAGCGGCTTTTCTTGGCCGTGGTCAACCGAGCCGGACCCCTGCCTGCCGGGGATGAGCCGCAGGCAGCGGCTCGTGGCCTTCGGGGTGTGCGTGTGTTTCTCCGCGCTGTGTTTCGGACTGTCGGCGCTCTACGcgccgctgctgctgctctaCGCCCGGAAGTTCGCGCTGCTGTGGTCACTCGGTTCGCTGTTCGCCATCGCGGCAGCGGCGGTCCTGCGGGGCCCCAGCAGGCTGGCCGCCGGCCTGCCCACCTCCCCCGGAGCTGCGGTGTACCTGTGCGCCCTGGGAGGGACCCTGTACGCGGCGCTGAGCCTCCACAGCACCGTGCTGACCGCGCTGGGAGCCGCCCTGCAAGTCGCTGTTCTTGTCGGCTTCGTGGTGTCTCTGCTGCCCGGAGGAAGCGCCGGGATCCGCTTCATGGGTGGGATGGCGGCGTCCGCCATCAAAAGAACCGTCACCGGGAAAACCATGCCGATCTGA